One segment of Hippopotamus amphibius kiboko isolate mHipAmp2 chromosome 2, mHipAmp2.hap2, whole genome shotgun sequence DNA contains the following:
- the NKX2-1 gene encoding homeobox protein Nkx-2.1, translating to MWSGGSGKARGWEAAAGGRSSPSRLSRRRIMSMSPKHTTPFSVSDILSPLEESYKKVGMEGGGLGAPLAAYRQGQAAPPAAAMQQHAVGHHGAVTAAYHMTAAGVPQLSHSAVGGYCNGNLGNMSELPPYQDTMRNSASGPGWYGANPDPRFPAISRFMGPASGMNMSGMGSLGSLGDVSKNMAPLPSAPRRKRRVLFSQAQVYELERRFKQQKYLSAPEREHLASMIHLTPTQVKIWFQNHRYKMKRQAKDKAAQQQLQQDSGGGGGGAGCQQQQQQAQQQSPRRVAVPVLVKDGKPCQAGAPAPGAASLQGHAQQQAQQQAQAAQAAAAAISVGSGGPGLGAHPGHQPGSAGQSPDLAHHAASPATLQGQVSSLSHLNSSGSDYGTMSCSTLLYGRTW from the exons ATGTGGTCCGGAGGCAGTGGGAAGGCGCGGGGCTGGGAGGCCGCGGCGGGAGGGAGGAGCAGCCCCAGCAGGCTCAG ccgCCGCCGAATCATGTCGATGAGTCCAAAGCACACGACTCCGTTCTCAGTGTCTGACATCTTGAGTCCCCTGGAGGAAAGCTACAAGAAAGTGGGCATGGAGGGCGGCGGCCTCGGGGCTCCGCTGGCGGCTTACAGGCAGGGCCAGGCGGCACCGCCGGCCGCGGCCATGCAGCAACACGCCGTGGGGCACCACGGCGCCGTCACCGCCGCCTACCACATGACGGCGGCGGGGGTGCCCCAGCTCTCGCACTCCGCCGTGGGGGGCTACTGCAACGGCAACCTGGGCAACATGAGCGAGCTGCCGCCGTACCAGGACACCATGCGGAACAGCGCCTCGGGCCCCGGATGGTACGGCGCCAACCCAGACCCGCGCTTCCCCGCCA TCTCCCGCTTCATGGGCCCGGCAAGCGGCATGAACATGAGCGGCATGGGCAGCCTGGGCTCTCTGGGGGACGTGAGCAAGAACATGGCCCCGCTCCCAAGCGCACCGCGCCGGAAGCGCCGGGTGCTCTTCTCCCAGGCGCAGGTGTATGAGCTGGAGCGACGCTTCAAGCAACAGAAGTACCTGTCCGCGCCCGAGCGGGAGCACCTGGCCAGCATGATCCACCTGACTCCCACGCAGGTCAAGATCTGGTTCCAGAACCACCGCTACAAGATGAAGCGCCAAGCCAAGGACAAGGCGGCGCAGCAGCAACTGCAGCAGgacagcggcggcggcggcgggggcgccgggtgccagcagcagcagcagcaagcgCAGCAGCAGTCACCGCGCCGCGTGGCTGTGCCGGTCCTGGTGAAAGACGGCAAACCCTGCCAGGCGGGCGCCCCTGCGCCGGGCGCCGCCAGCCTGCAGGGCCACGCGCAGCAGCAGGCGCAGCAGCAGGCGCAGGCCGCTCAGGCGGCAGCGGCAGCTATTTCAGTGGGCAGCGGTGGCCCCGGCCTGGGCGCGCACCCGGGCCACCAGCCGGGCAGCGCGGGCCAGTCTCCGGACCTGGCGCACCACGCAGCCAGCCCCGCGACGCTGCAGGGCCAGGTCTCCAGCCTGTCCCACCTGAACTCCTCGGGCTCGGACTACGGCACCATGTCCTGCTCCACCTTGCTATATGGTCGGACCTGGTGA